A region from the Pirellulaceae bacterium genome encodes:
- a CDS encoding discoidin domain-containing protein — protein sequence MSIRLSLGTRILWTVALCTILYTLNFATPALADEAAALAGVTEQGGTVRVIAKDSTDKEATFHLSDKEVGDEALVHLKDIPNLVWLNLRGTKISDEGLKNLSDLKTLTRLHLEKTAITDAGLAHLANLENLEYLNLYGTKITDAGLDHLKNLKKLKKIYVWQTEVSKEGAEQLTAAIPEIYINRGADAEPGPPTKTLANARYIKISLEGDKRILSLAEVQLIETATGKELQVDGSASQSSNYQDTNADRAKDGNVESAFDKGSVTHTNEESNPWWLIDLGETKDIGKVVIHNRANVGDRLKDAKVEAFAPSLAVVWTDKVTDAKDGSVSEFSAK from the coding sequence ATGAGTATCCGACTATCGCTAGGCACGCGTATCCTCTGGACCGTAGCCCTCTGCACAATCCTCTACACCTTGAATTTCGCGACTCCTGCATTGGCTGATGAAGCTGCGGCGTTAGCTGGAGTCACCGAGCAAGGTGGAACGGTGCGCGTAATCGCAAAGGACTCTACGGACAAAGAAGCAACCTTTCATCTTTCTGACAAGGAAGTGGGTGACGAAGCACTGGTTCATTTGAAAGATATCCCCAATTTGGTCTGGCTGAATCTGCGTGGAACCAAGATTAGTGACGAGGGTCTAAAAAACCTGAGCGACCTCAAAACACTCACCCGACTCCACCTCGAGAAAACCGCGATAACGGACGCGGGCCTCGCCCATCTTGCGAATCTTGAGAATCTCGAATATCTCAATCTGTACGGCACGAAAATAACGGACGCCGGCCTGGACCATCTGAAGAATCTCAAGAAACTCAAAAAAATCTATGTCTGGCAGACCGAGGTCAGCAAGGAAGGTGCGGAACAATTGACGGCCGCAATCCCTGAGATCTACATCAACCGAGGCGCCGATGCGGAACCAGGACCACCGACCAAGACTCTGGCAAACGCCCGCTACATCAAGATTAGCCTAGAGGGCGACAAACGAATTCTCTCATTGGCCGAAGTGCAGCTAATCGAAACCGCAACCGGCAAAGAGCTGCAGGTCGACGGCAGCGCTAGCCAGTCATCGAATTATCAAGATACAAACGCCGATCGCGCAAAAGATGGAAATGTGGAAAGCGCATTCGACAAAGGTTCGGTCACCCACACAAATGAAGAGTCCAATCCTTGGTGGTTGATTGATTTGGGTGAAACCAAGGACATCGGCAAGGTCGTAATTCACAACCGAGCGAATGTCGGCGATCGGCTCAAAGATGCGAAAGTGGAAGCCTTTGCCCCATCCCTGGCGGTCGTCTGGACCGACAAAGTGACTGACGCGAAAGATGGCAGTGTGAGTGAATTCAGCGCGAAATAG
- the mtnA gene encoding S-methyl-5-thioribose-1-phosphate isomerase, with protein MTTKGPETIAWHGGTDGFLRLIDQTCLPLELVYLDCKSVETVWEAIKMLRVRGAPAIGIAAAYGVCLGIQTVSGDAEALFAKLTQVVDYLATSRPTAVNLFWALDRIRCRAEQLKGSSVEEIRLQILAEAKALHAEDRATCHAIGEVGAHLLPDGAGVLTHCNAGGLATAEYGTALSVFFTAQDQGKRLRVFVDETRPLLQGARLTAWELMQRDIPATLICDSMAAQVMREGHVQAVITGADRIAANGDAANKIGTYSVAVLARAHEIPFYIAAPHSTFDLTLDRGDQIPIEQRAAHEITNGFGRQTAPDGVEVYNPAFDVTPSELIDGIITEYGLIQPVTRERIAEVLHSQ; from the coding sequence GTGACGACGAAGGGCCCTGAAACGATTGCTTGGCATGGAGGCACCGATGGCTTTCTGCGTTTGATTGATCAAACGTGCCTGCCGTTGGAGTTGGTTTACTTGGACTGCAAGTCCGTCGAGACCGTTTGGGAAGCGATCAAGATGCTAAGGGTTCGTGGAGCTCCGGCGATTGGCATCGCAGCTGCCTATGGTGTTTGCCTTGGTATTCAAACAGTCTCCGGAGATGCGGAAGCTCTGTTTGCGAAGTTGACGCAAGTGGTGGATTATTTGGCGACCAGTCGTCCGACGGCCGTAAATCTGTTCTGGGCCTTGGACCGAATTCGTTGCCGCGCTGAACAACTCAAAGGTTCGTCGGTCGAAGAGATACGCCTGCAAATTCTTGCCGAGGCAAAAGCTTTGCACGCTGAGGATCGAGCGACTTGTCATGCGATCGGGGAGGTCGGCGCTCACCTTCTTCCCGATGGTGCGGGGGTGCTCACGCATTGTAATGCGGGCGGACTCGCAACGGCCGAATACGGTACGGCGCTGTCCGTCTTTTTTACCGCTCAGGATCAAGGGAAACGTTTACGAGTGTTTGTCGATGAAACTCGACCACTCCTGCAGGGGGCTCGACTAACTGCCTGGGAATTGATGCAGCGGGACATCCCCGCGACTCTGATTTGCGATTCGATGGCGGCGCAAGTCATGCGTGAGGGACATGTTCAAGCGGTGATTACTGGTGCCGACCGAATTGCGGCGAACGGTGATGCGGCCAATAAGATCGGAACCTATTCCGTTGCCGTGCTGGCGCGTGCGCATGAGATTCCCTTCTATATTGCGGCACCCCACAGTACGTTTGATTTAACGCTCGATCGTGGCGACCAGATACCCATTGAGCAACGAGCAGCGCATGAAATTACCAATGGTTTTGGGCGACAGACGGCTCCGGACGGTGTCGAAGTCTATAATCCAGCCTTTGATGTCACTCCTTCCGAATTAATCGATGGCATCATTACCGAGTACGGTTTGATTCAACCTGTGACGCGTGAAAGGATCGCAGAGGTCCTGCATTCGCAATAA
- a CDS encoding DMT family transporter — translation MKQDSSAGSQPLNAASLSIVLLTSALWGGTPVAVTFAAVSLPPIAIAAVRFSLGAVFMLFWCWFGGTPLRLGSGQLRISLVAGVLLFVQIATFNVGIAWSNASHATMMINTFVFGVIGIEHFVTKTDRLTLRKLKGLLLATVGIMLMLTRDADQTQTKVQQDLPSLAGDLLILLSAFLLSVRIVYVKYALRRIEPGKLILWHDIIGVVLFIGYSALFEQIEPQRMTLPAIIGLAYQGLLVAGLCFALQTQLLRKHSASQLSMFSFSTPLFGIYFASIFLSDPLSPWLLLAGGCIAAGIYLVSTRRRSTVNAA, via the coding sequence ATGAAGCAAGATAGTTCGGCCGGTTCGCAACCACTGAATGCGGCGTCGCTAAGCATCGTTTTATTAACGTCAGCTCTCTGGGGTGGCACGCCCGTAGCCGTTACGTTCGCAGCCGTTTCCTTGCCCCCTATCGCAATTGCCGCCGTGCGATTCTCACTCGGTGCCGTCTTCATGTTGTTCTGGTGCTGGTTTGGCGGCACCCCGCTGCGACTAGGTTCAGGACAACTAAGAATCTCACTAGTTGCTGGTGTGCTGCTCTTCGTTCAGATCGCCACGTTTAATGTCGGTATTGCCTGGTCAAATGCCTCTCATGCCACCATGATGATCAACACCTTCGTATTCGGAGTGATTGGGATTGAACACTTCGTCACCAAGACAGATCGTCTGACATTGCGAAAACTAAAGGGACTTCTCTTGGCCACCGTTGGCATCATGTTGATGCTGACGCGAGATGCGGATCAGACCCAAACGAAGGTCCAACAAGACCTGCCCTCTTTAGCCGGCGATCTATTGATATTGCTGAGCGCCTTTCTGCTATCGGTAAGAATCGTCTATGTGAAGTATGCTTTGAGACGAATCGAGCCCGGAAAGTTGATTCTCTGGCATGACATCATCGGTGTCGTTTTGTTTATCGGTTACAGTGCATTGTTTGAACAGATTGAACCTCAACGGATGACCCTTCCCGCCATCATCGGACTTGCCTACCAGGGCCTTCTGGTTGCGGGACTCTGTTTTGCGCTGCAGACACAGCTCTTGCGAAAACATTCAGCCTCGCAGCTTTCCATGTTCAGCTTTTCAACGCCCTTATTCGGCATTTACTTCGCATCTATCTTCCTCAGCGACCCCCTTTCCCCGTGGCTGCTACTCGCTGGCGGATGCATCGCCGCCGGAATCTATTTGGTCAGTACACGTCGACGATCGACCGTCAACGCCGCGTAG
- the purE gene encoding 5-(carboxyamino)imidazole ribonucleotide mutase: protein MSQETPQVGIIMGSDSDWPKIKGVSAALNEFDIAHEVQVMSAHRTPHVVAEYATTAEERGLRVIIAAAGGAAHLAGVVAAHTPLPVIGLPVPTADLGGLDSLLSTVQMPGDVPVASMAVGMGGPRNAGLFAVQILSTADEQLRRRFEAFKQGLVAKIAAKNDKLQDQLV from the coding sequence ATGAGTCAGGAAACCCCCCAGGTTGGTATTATCATGGGCAGCGACAGCGATTGGCCAAAGATCAAGGGCGTCTCTGCAGCCCTGAATGAATTTGACATTGCCCATGAAGTCCAGGTCATGAGTGCTCATCGTACGCCCCATGTGGTGGCGGAATACGCTACCACGGCTGAAGAGCGAGGTTTGCGAGTCATCATTGCAGCAGCCGGCGGCGCTGCTCATTTGGCAGGAGTTGTGGCAGCCCACACCCCCTTGCCCGTGATTGGTTTGCCCGTGCCGACGGCCGATTTGGGCGGTCTCGATTCACTCCTTTCCACGGTGCAAATGCCCGGCGATGTGCCAGTGGCAAGCATGGCGGTGGGGATGGGCGGGCCTCGCAATGCTGGACTGTTTGCTGTGCAAATCCTTTCCACGGCTGATGAGCAGCTGAGACGACGCTTTGAGGCGTTCAAACAAGGGCTGGTTGCCAAGATCGCCGCCAAAAACGACAAGCTTCAAGACCAGTTGGTCTAA
- the ald gene encoding alanine dehydrogenase, with product MIIGVPQETKRDEYRVAMLPVGVEELTRRGHTVLVQAGAGLGSGIADHEYLRAGAELVADAAEIFARAEMVIKVKEPLAAEWPLIRSDQIVFTYFHFAASRELTEAMLATNSVCVAYETLQYRGHLPLLTPMSEVAGRMSIQEGAKYLERPQMGRGILLGGVPGVAPAHITILGGGIVGANAARIAAGFQADVTILDVNMDRLRYLDDVMPANVNVLFSDRHTIREELSLADLIVGAVLIPGAKAPRLIERGDLRRMKNRSVIIDVAVDQGGCVESSRPTTHSDPIFIEQEVVHYCVTNMPGAVGRTSTFALCNVTLPWIIELAGEGVDAAMKRSDAISTAINIYRGEVTNQAVAETFDLPFSDSSVN from the coding sequence TTGATTATTGGTGTTCCGCAGGAAACTAAACGCGATGAGTATCGTGTGGCGATGTTGCCCGTTGGTGTTGAAGAGCTGACGCGTCGAGGCCATACCGTGCTCGTGCAAGCTGGTGCCGGGTTGGGATCGGGCATCGCCGATCATGAATATCTACGCGCCGGGGCCGAACTGGTCGCCGACGCGGCCGAAATCTTCGCTCGAGCAGAGATGGTTATCAAGGTCAAGGAGCCGCTCGCTGCCGAATGGCCGCTGATCCGTTCCGACCAGATTGTATTTACGTATTTCCACTTCGCGGCGAGCCGTGAATTGACGGAAGCGATGTTGGCGACCAATTCTGTTTGCGTTGCCTACGAGACGCTACAGTATCGTGGACACCTGCCTCTGTTGACGCCGATGAGTGAAGTTGCTGGTCGAATGAGTATTCAGGAAGGCGCTAAGTATCTGGAACGTCCGCAAATGGGACGAGGGATCCTGCTTGGTGGTGTTCCCGGGGTCGCCCCGGCCCATATTACCATTCTTGGGGGAGGCATCGTTGGCGCCAATGCAGCTCGGATTGCTGCCGGTTTTCAGGCGGATGTCACCATTTTGGACGTGAATATGGACCGACTCCGGTATCTGGATGACGTGATGCCGGCCAATGTAAACGTTTTGTTTAGCGATCGGCATACGATCCGTGAAGAGTTGAGTTTGGCAGACTTGATTGTTGGTGCGGTTTTGATCCCGGGCGCTAAGGCTCCTCGACTGATTGAGCGGGGTGATTTGCGGCGCATGAAAAATCGCAGCGTGATTATTGATGTGGCGGTCGATCAAGGTGGCTGCGTCGAGTCCTCGCGTCCAACAACTCACAGCGATCCGATTTTTATTGAACAAGAAGTGGTGCATTATTGCGTTACCAACATGCCGGGAGCTGTGGGGCGGACCAGCACTTTCGCGCTCTGTAATGTCACGCTTCCGTGGATCATTGAGCTTGCTGGTGAGGGTGTCGATGCGGCGATGAAGCGGTCCGATGCGATCTCAACAGCAATTAACATCTATCGAGGTGAAGTGACGAATCAAGCTGTGGCAGAAACTTTTGATCTGCCCTTCAGCGATTCGTCTGTGAATTAA
- a CDS encoding Gfo/Idh/MocA family oxidoreductase, giving the protein MVRVGVIGLGMMGLTHLDAYAKHDGVKIAAICDSDPDRLSGKAHAAGNIEGQAQSTISELTDVQRLSDAFQVIGNPEIDLVDVCLPTDLHVKFGCEVLKAGQHLLIEKPLARTSADAQLLAEAAKDAKGSTFVGHCMRFWPGWTWLKQAIDDGRFGKVYGASFRRVVNHPGGPFYTDGDRCGGAALDLHIHDTDFVQFCFGMPKAVNSFGYSKITNQPDHIITKYEYDDVPLVVAEGSWAMADGFIFNMSYTVNFENATAVFDSAAAEPLTLFEKGKDAEKIEVQDIMGYNLEIDYFVECIEKQQRPTIVTLDDALRTVKIVEAEIESVQKGEKVNL; this is encoded by the coding sequence ATGGTACGAGTTGGAGTCATTGGGCTGGGGATGATGGGGCTTACGCACCTCGATGCCTATGCGAAACATGACGGCGTAAAAATTGCCGCGATTTGCGACAGTGACCCCGATCGCCTGTCTGGGAAAGCTCATGCGGCGGGGAACATCGAAGGGCAGGCTCAATCGACCATCTCAGAATTAACGGATGTGCAACGGCTGTCTGATGCCTTTCAGGTGATTGGCAATCCCGAAATCGATCTGGTGGATGTTTGTTTGCCTACCGATCTGCACGTGAAGTTTGGCTGTGAAGTCTTGAAAGCTGGACAGCATCTGTTGATTGAAAAACCACTGGCCCGAACTTCGGCAGATGCGCAACTCCTGGCCGAGGCAGCCAAAGATGCAAAAGGCAGTACCTTTGTCGGGCATTGCATGCGATTTTGGCCCGGATGGACTTGGCTCAAGCAAGCGATCGATGACGGTCGGTTTGGCAAAGTCTACGGAGCTTCCTTTCGACGAGTCGTCAATCACCCTGGCGGGCCGTTTTATACGGATGGTGATCGATGTGGCGGCGCCGCATTGGATTTGCACATTCATGACACCGATTTCGTGCAATTCTGCTTCGGTATGCCGAAAGCTGTGAATAGCTTTGGTTATTCGAAAATTACCAATCAGCCTGACCACATTATCACGAAGTACGAGTATGACGATGTTCCGCTTGTGGTGGCGGAAGGTAGCTGGGCGATGGCAGACGGCTTTATTTTCAACATGAGTTACACGGTTAATTTTGAAAACGCGACCGCTGTTTTCGATTCGGCTGCTGCAGAACCGTTGACCCTGTTTGAGAAAGGCAAAGACGCTGAGAAAATCGAAGTCCAGGACATCATGGGGTACAACCTGGAAATTGATTATTTCGTCGAGTGCATCGAGAAACAGCAGCGACCCACGATCGTGACTCTGGACGACGCCTTGCGGACCGTGAAAATTGTGGAGGCTGAAATTGAAAGTGTCCAAAAAGGTGAAAAAGTTAACCTCTAA
- a CDS encoding DUF1501 domain-containing protein has protein sequence MSRYCRKEQRVSTRREWLKASGAGFGSLALTTLLQEESPASNNSINQPPPHFAPRAKRVIFLFMHGGPSQVDTFDYKPDLIRDHGKPLPFDKPRVVSSQTGNLLKSPWEFQQHGESGAWVSQLFPHVAKCVDDLCIINGMHGSNSRHGGALLELHTGSDTFVRPSIGSWINYGLGTENENLPGYLTICPTLTHGGSNAFGSAFLPADFQGTPIGNASIPSQEAKIPFIENATKTPTRLQRIELDYLQELNRRHLKPTEQESELTARINSFELAFRMQSAAPDLQNVDDETESTRSMYGLDNQQTSNFGRQCLMARRFAERGVRFIQCSHSYKWDQHGNLRHDHAKNAAEVDQPIAALLKDLKARGLLEDTLVIWGGEFGRTPVAQGNDGRDHNPHGYSMWMAGGGIKAGIRYGATDPYGYYAVEDKVHIHDLHATILYLLGIDHTKLTYRFAGRDFRLTDIYGDVVHGIIA, from the coding sequence ATGAGTCGATATTGCCGAAAAGAGCAAAGAGTAAGCACACGCCGTGAGTGGTTAAAGGCAAGCGGTGCGGGCTTTGGCAGCCTGGCACTCACGACTCTTCTGCAAGAAGAGTCGCCAGCGTCAAACAACTCAATCAACCAGCCTCCGCCACATTTCGCTCCGCGGGCAAAGCGTGTAATTTTCTTGTTCATGCATGGTGGCCCTTCCCAAGTAGACACGTTTGACTACAAACCGGATTTGATTCGTGACCATGGCAAACCCTTACCATTCGACAAACCGCGCGTTGTGTCGTCGCAAACCGGGAATCTCCTGAAATCACCTTGGGAATTCCAGCAACACGGGGAATCGGGAGCTTGGGTCAGCCAATTGTTTCCCCACGTGGCCAAATGCGTTGACGATTTGTGCATCATCAATGGGATGCACGGTTCGAATTCAAGACACGGTGGAGCCTTGCTCGAACTGCACACGGGCAGCGACACATTCGTCCGACCCAGCATAGGATCCTGGATCAATTATGGACTGGGGACAGAAAACGAAAACTTGCCTGGATATCTGACCATTTGTCCAACGCTGACACACGGTGGATCCAACGCCTTCGGCTCGGCTTTTCTGCCAGCCGATTTCCAAGGTACTCCGATTGGCAACGCGAGTATCCCATCCCAAGAAGCAAAAATTCCCTTTATCGAAAACGCAACAAAGACTCCCACCAGACTCCAGCGCATCGAATTGGACTATTTGCAAGAATTAAACCGACGCCACCTCAAACCTACGGAACAGGAGTCAGAGTTAACGGCGAGGATCAATTCATTCGAACTTGCATTTCGCATGCAATCCGCAGCCCCGGATTTGCAGAACGTGGATGATGAAACCGAATCCACACGCAGCATGTATGGACTCGACAACCAACAAACGAGTAACTTCGGTCGACAATGCTTAATGGCGCGTCGCTTCGCCGAACGGGGAGTCCGATTCATCCAGTGCAGCCACAGTTACAAATGGGATCAACATGGCAACTTGAGGCATGATCATGCGAAAAACGCCGCAGAAGTCGACCAACCCATTGCGGCCTTGTTGAAAGACCTGAAGGCCCGTGGACTGCTCGAAGATACCTTGGTGATCTGGGGAGGTGAATTCGGACGCACCCCCGTCGCCCAGGGCAACGACGGTCGCGATCATAACCCACATGGATATTCCATGTGGATGGCAGGTGGCGGCATCAAAGCAGGTATTCGTTATGGAGCGACCGATCCGTACGGCTACTACGCCGTCGAGGATAAAGTCCATATCCACGATTTGCACGCGACAATCCTTTACCTGCTGGGCATCGACCACACCAAGCTGACCTATCGATTCGCCGGACGCGACTTTCGCCTAACCGACATCTATGGGGATGTGGTTCATGGAATCATCGCGTAA